The following are from one region of the Ictalurus furcatus strain D&B chromosome 11, Billie_1.0, whole genome shotgun sequence genome:
- the her6 gene encoding hairy-related 6, producing MPADMMEKNSSSPVAATPASMNTVPDKPKTASEHRKSSKPIMEKRRRARINESLGQLKTLILDALKKDSSRHSKLEKADILEMTVKHLRNMQRAQMTAALNADPTVLGKYRAGFSECMNEVTRFLSTCEGVNAEVRTRLLGHLANCMTQLNAMNYTAQAHAGPAPPPPTFGQPVVQIPGATHVPVPVSVPACKSAPPSGASPSDASKVYGGFQLVPATDGQFAFLIPSGAFTPGGPVIPVYASGAATPLPAAAASPREASLTSDSVWRPW from the exons atgcctGCTGATATGATGGAAAAGAACTCGTCTTCCCCGGTGGCTGCGACCCCGGCGAGCATGAACACCGTCCCGGACAAACCCAAGACAGCCTCCGAGCACAGAAAG tcatccAAGCCCATCATGGAGAAAAGGAGACGAGCCAGGATCAACGAAAGCTTGGGTCAGCTCAAAACACTCATCCTGGACGCACTGAAAAAAGAC AGCTCCAGACACTCCAAGCTGGAGAAGGCGGATATCCTGGAGATGACCGTGAAGCACCTCAGGAACATGCAGCGCGCGCAGATGACCG CCGCTCTGAACGCGGACCCCACCGTGCTCGGCAAGTACCGCGCGGGCTTCAGCGAGTGCATGAACGAGGTGACGCGTTTTCTGTCCACGTGCGAAGGTGTGAACGCCGAGGTGCGCACGCGGCTGCTCGGACACCTGGCCAACTGCATGACCCAGCTGAACGCGATGAACTACACGGCGCAGGCGCACGCCGGACCCGCGCCGCCTCCTCCGACCTTCGGACAGCCCGTGGTGCAGATCCCCGGTGCGACGCACGTGCCCGTGCCCGTCTCGGTGCCGGCGTGTAAGAGCGCGCCTCCATCCGGCGCGTCGCCGTCTGACGCTTCCAAGGTGTACGGCGGCTTCCAGCTCGTCCCGGCTACAGACGGACAGTTTGCCTTCTTGATCCCCAGCGGCGCGTTCACCCCCGGCGGCCCCGTGATCCCGGTGTACGCGAGCGGCGCAGCCACGCCCCTCCCAGCAGCCGCCGCGTCTCCGCGCGAGGCCTCGCTCACTTCAGACTCTGTCTGGAGGCCTTGGTAG